A part of Biomphalaria glabrata chromosome 3, xgBioGlab47.1, whole genome shotgun sequence genomic DNA contains:
- the LOC106055442 gene encoding disheveled-associated activator of morphogenesis 1-like, whose translation MPARQGLCWCLGGSPRPPEIKHGLDIAAPLQPVLLDIPMPTDEAELNTRFEELVAELGLDKTHRDALYGLPAEKKWQIYCSKKMDVGTSKQNTADYYIERMCNINSQNWSGLSEDDINSHVNLVENLKTALRTQTLSFVVSFIEKSGLQCLLDFLSKMEYETSEGPLHTAIIGCIKALMNNSQGRAHVLAHPDCINIIAQSLAVENIKTKIAVLEILGAICLVPGGHKKVLNAMLHFQKYAGERTRFQLLMYDLDRSTGKYKEEVALKTAVMSFINAALKYGAGQDHLEFRLHLRYEFLMLGIVPIMTKMRAHGNTTLDRHLDFFEMVRNEDEKEFAKRFDGVHIDSKSATAMFDVIRKKLHLSTAYPNLLSILHHMLLIPYGKNDVLQVWPLVDKIIQQIVLQLKKGEDPDGAPLEEINVKQLIRQLANDTDVKSFQTKLREAEKSADELQAKLAKKERECEVRVEEKEELMATMNLMKSKLEKEVAAHAETRSQLQDLLSRVEEIRSQLDTERGEKQKLQHLVQSGSLPDDAKMGLTNAASAIISSIESKNKDLHSFMPPPPPPPPGMPAPPPPPAPGAPTGLHYGMNGSVNSSYSAKFKGNPKPNAPMKSFNWTKISENQISGSIWNDLNHAKMYASLDLEEFQRTFSAYQKPVTEEGEEDSKSTKSKTQVLTVIDGRRSQNCTILLSKLKLTNEELARAIMNVDEGEDLPKDMVEQLLKFVPTAEEVQLLSEYAHEIENMARADRFLFEMSKIIHYEERLKALYFKKKFQERKVDCKQRIDAVFEASKEVFRSRRFKKLLELVLALGNFMNKGQRGNALGFKISSLGKMMDTKASTNKNMTLLHYIVELIEKKFPDLIKLEEDIPHIHDAAKVNFTDLDKEITNLRKGLQNIEKEVEFFEKKFSISSQDKFVTVMKDFCTVAAYNFTSVEDSCNEMRLKFETIVKTFCEDPKQAQPEEFFGSIDTFIIGMNDARHENEKFKKQKEEEEKRKLLEEQLKKEREKRIMLRRGSNLTDKKIGGVAVENGDKGEFDDLISALRTGDVFGEDMAKLAKRNRKRVNNAVDFARERQGSVTTS comes from the exons GATGTTGGCACAAGTAAACAGAATACTGCAGACTATTACATCGAGAGAATGTGTAACATCAACTCA CAAAACTGGTCTGGCCTTAGTGAAGACGATATCAATTCCCATGTTAATCTTGTGGAAAACTTGAAAACAGCTCTGAGAACCCAGACATTAAG ttttgttGTGTCATTTATTGAAAAGTCTGGTCTTCAGTGCCTTCTGGACTTCTTATCTAAAATGGAGTACGAAACTTCAGAAGGACCTTTACACACAGCCATAATTGGTTGTATTAAAGCCCTGATGAATAATTCG CAAGGTAGAGCCCATGTGTTAGCCCATCCAGATTGCATCAACATAATAGCTCAAAGCTTGGCAGTGGAgaacataaaaacaaagataGCAGTATTAGAAATTCTGGGTGCCATTTGTCTTGTGCCAGGGGGTCACAAAAAGGTTCTGAATGCCATGTTACATTTCCAGAAGTATGCTGGAGAAAGGACTCGCTTTCag TTATTGATGTATGATTTAGACAGAAGTACTGGGAAATATAAAGAAGAGGTGGCCTTAAAAACTGCAGTCATGTCTTTTATCAATGCGGCACTCAAATATGGAGCTGGTCAG GATCATCTTGAGTTTCGCTTACATCTTCGCTATGAGTTTCTCATGCTGGGTATAGTTCCTATCATGACTAAAATGAGAGCTCATGGAAACACAACATTAGACAG GCATTTAGATTTTTTCGAAATGGTTCGCAATGAAGATGAAAAAGAGTTTGCCAAGAGATTCGATGGT GTTCATATAGACTCAAAAAGTGCCACTGCAATGTTTGATGTTATTAGAAAAAAGCTGCACTTGTCCACAGCCTACCCCAACCTCTTGTCTATCTTGCATCACATGCTCTTGATTCCGT ATGGTAAGAATGATGTGTTACAAGTCTGGCCTCTGGTAGATAAAATAATTCAACAGATCGTATTACAGCTCAAGAAAGGAGAAGATCCTGATGGTGCTCCACTAGAAGAGATAAATGTCAAACAGTTAATTAGACA GCTAGCCAATGATACAGATGTCAAAAGTTTTCAAACCAAACTGAGAGAAGCGGAAAAGTCAGCAGATGAACTTCAAGCCAAActggcaaagaaagaaagagagtgtgaAGTCAGGGTAGAAGAAAAG GAAGAGCTGATGGCAACTATGAACTTGATGAAATCAAAACTAGAGAAAGAAGTGGCAGCACATGCAGAGACCAGAAGTCAGTTGCAAGATCTTTTATCTCGAGTAGAGGAAATCAGATCCCAA TTGGAcacagagagaggagagaaacaaaaattacaacATTTGGTACAGAGCGGAAGTTTGCCAGATGATGCCAAGATGGGACTCACTAATGCAGCTTCTGCCATCATTTCCAGCATTGAGTCTAAAAACAAAGATCTGCATTCCTTTATGCCacctccccctcccccgccACCTGGCATGCCtgctccacccccacccccagctCCTGGAGCACCAACAGGCCTGCACTATG GCATGAATGGCAGTGTAAATTCCAGCTATTCTGCCAAATTCAAAGGCAACCCAAAGCCCAATGCACCAATGAAATCTTTCAACTGGACCAAAATCTcagaa AATCAAATCTCAGGCAGTATATGGAATGATCTGAACCATGCAAAG ATGTATGCTAGTTTAGATCTTGAAGAGTTCCAGAGAACTTTCTCAGCCTATCAGAAACCTGTTACAGAGGAAGGGGAAGAAGACTCAAAGAGCACCAAGTCCAAGACTCAGGTTTTAACTGTCATTGATGGAAGAAGAAGTCAGAACTGTACAATCTTGTTGTCCAAACTGAAGCTGACCAATGAGGAACTGGCCCGTGCCATCATGAATGTGGATGAAGGAGAGGACCTTCCTAAAGATATGGTGGAGCAG CTTTTGAAGTTTGTACCAACTGCTGAAGAAGTTCAGTTGCTGTCTGAGTATGCtcatgaaatagaaaatatggCCAGAGCAGACAGGTTTCTCTTTGAGATGAGCAA aataattCACTATGAAGAGAGATTAAAAGCACTGTACTTTAAGAAAAAGTTTCAAGAAAGAAAAGTGGACTGCAAACAGAGAATTGATG CTGTTTTTGAGGCCAGTAAGGAAGTATTTAGAAGTAGAAGATTCAAGAAACTTCTGGAACTAGTTCTTGCATTGGGGAACTTTATGAACAAAGGACAGAGGGGTAATGCTTTAGGATTCAAGATCTCTAGTCTGGGTAAAATGATGGACACCAAAGCAAGCACCAACAAAAACATGACACTCTTGCATTACATTGTGGAGCTGATTGAGAAAAAG TTTCCAGATCTGATTAAACTAGAAGAAGATATACCTCACATCCATGACGCAGCTAAAGTTAA TTTTACAGATCTGGATAAGGAAATCACAAACTTAAGGAAAGGAttacaaaatattgaaaaa GAAGTTGAGTTTTTTGAGAAGAAGTTTAGCATCAGTAGTCAAGACAAGTTTGTGACTGTGATGAAAGATTTCTGTACAGTAGCGGCCTATAACTTTACTTCAGTGGAAGATTCCTGTAATGAGATGAGACTCAAG TTTGAGACTATTGTGAAAACATTTTGTGAAGACCCGAAACAAGCTCAGCCTGAAGAATTTTTTGGTTCTATTGATACTTTTATCATTGGGATGAATGATGCCAGACACGAGAATGAAAAGTTCAAGAAACagaaagaggaagaagagaaaagaaaactCTTGGAAGAACAG ttgaaaaaagaaagagaaaaacgtATCATGTTGAGGAGAGGCAGCAATCTGACAGACAAGAAGATTGGAGGTGTCGCAGTGGAAAATGGAGATAAAG GTGAATTTGATGATCTGATCTCAGCCTTGAGAACTGGAGATGTGTTTGGAGAAGATATGGCCAAACTGGCAAAGAGGAACAGAAAGAGAGTCAACAATGCTGTGGATTTTGCCAGGGAAAGACAAGGGAGTGTGACTACATCAtaa
- the LOC106055441 gene encoding arginase-1-like isoform X2 — protein sequence MFASSGLRFLKYKPLEHVSFRPHRTRNDNKHRRHRQPRTKIKIVYRIPTPRPSDRPPRVGIIGGPLMYGQPLKGPDTAPDLLRSSYLESRLKKKGASVYDYGNLQFETVRNDGEFVKGCKHSRTVGLANSQIAERVEMVLKTERKVLLLGGDHSVAIGSIAGHSNFSKRNVAVIWVDAHPDINTPLTSLSGHLHGMPVSFLSREMPHIHPKLPGFEWLNPCISVKNLAYIGLRSIDPEEQDFIEKLNICAFSAKDVRTLGVDFVMSAIMSQIDPWDRLPIHLSFDVDAMDPGIIPATGTPGRLSVMDVVELNPKLSSKAESNWSADVIVEIIVRAFCGRRGYHFMSEPKEEESPSDLYTIRED from the exons ATGTTTGCGTCTTCTGGTCTTCGCTTCCTGAAATACAAGCCATTGGAACACGTCAGTTTTAGACCTCACAGAACCAGGAACGATAACAAACACAGGCGTCACCGGCAGCCGAGAACAA AGATCAAAATAGTATATCGGATACCTACTCCTCGTCCGAGCGATAGGCCTCCGAGAGTTGGAATCATAGGTGGTCCCTTGATGTATGGACAG CCACTAAAAGGCCCAGACACTGCCCCAGATTTGTTAAGATCTTCCTATTTGGAATCGAGGCTTAAAAAAAAGG GCGCTTCTGTCTATGACTATGGGAATCTACAGTTTGAGACTGTACGCAACGATGGGGAGTTTGTTAAAGGCTGCAAACATTCGAGAACAGTTGGTTTGGCCAACAGCCAG atcgCGGAGAGAGTTGAGATGGTTCTCAAAACGGAAAGGAAAGTCCTCTTACTTGGCGGCGACCATAGCGTAGCCATAGGGTCCATTGCCGGACACTCAAATTTTTCGAAAAGGAATGTGGCGGTCATATGGGTAGACGCCCACCCAGATATTAACACACCGTTGACCAGTTTGTCCGGACACCTCCATGGGATGCCGGTCAGTTTTCTGTCCAGGGAGATGCCTCATATTCACCCTAAGTTACCTGGCTTTGAATGGCTGAATCCATG TATAAGTGTGAAAAATCTGGCCTACATAGGATTACGTTCTATAGACCCAGAAGAACA AGATTTTATAGAGAAGTTGAATATTTGTGCTTTTTCCGCGAAGGATGTTCGGACCCTTGGAGTGGATTTTGTCATGTCAGCAATTATGTCCCAGATAGATCCGTG GGACAGGTTACCAATCCATTTGAGTTTTGATGTCGATGCTATGGATCCGGGAATCATTCCAGCAACGGGAACGCCGG gtcgTCTGTCAGTAATGGATGTTGTCGAATTAAATCCTAAATTGTCTTCAAAAGCTGAAAGCAACTGGTCAGCAGACGTGATTGTGGAGATTATTGTCCGTGCTTTCTGTGGAAGAAGAGGATATCATTTTATGTCAGAGCCAAAAGAGGAAGAAAGTCCATCAGATTTATACACAATAAGAGAGGATTGA
- the LOC106055441 gene encoding arginase-1-like isoform X1: protein MFASSGLRFLKYKPLEHVSFRPHRTRNDNKHRRHRQPRTKIKIVYRIPTPRPSDRPPRVGIIGGPLMYGQPLKGPDTAPDLLRSSYLESRLKKKGASVYDYGNLQFETVRNDGEFVKGCKHSRTVGLANSQIAERVEMVLKTERKVLLLGGDHSVAIGSIAGHSNFSKRNVAVIWVDAHPDINTPLTSLSGHLHGMPVSFLSREMPHIHPKLPGFEWLNPCISVKNLAYIGLRSIDPEEQDFIEKLNICAFSAKDVRTLGVDFVMSAIMSQIDPWDRLPIHLSFDVDAMDPGIIPATGTPVKCGLNLKEGLDIAKYIFKTGRLSVMDVVELNPKLSSKAESNWSADVIVEIIVRAFCGRRGYHFMSEPKEEESPSDLYTIRED from the exons ATGTTTGCGTCTTCTGGTCTTCGCTTCCTGAAATACAAGCCATTGGAACACGTCAGTTTTAGACCTCACAGAACCAGGAACGATAACAAACACAGGCGTCACCGGCAGCCGAGAACAA AGATCAAAATAGTATATCGGATACCTACTCCTCGTCCGAGCGATAGGCCTCCGAGAGTTGGAATCATAGGTGGTCCCTTGATGTATGGACAG CCACTAAAAGGCCCAGACACTGCCCCAGATTTGTTAAGATCTTCCTATTTGGAATCGAGGCTTAAAAAAAAGG GCGCTTCTGTCTATGACTATGGGAATCTACAGTTTGAGACTGTACGCAACGATGGGGAGTTTGTTAAAGGCTGCAAACATTCGAGAACAGTTGGTTTGGCCAACAGCCAG atcgCGGAGAGAGTTGAGATGGTTCTCAAAACGGAAAGGAAAGTCCTCTTACTTGGCGGCGACCATAGCGTAGCCATAGGGTCCATTGCCGGACACTCAAATTTTTCGAAAAGGAATGTGGCGGTCATATGGGTAGACGCCCACCCAGATATTAACACACCGTTGACCAGTTTGTCCGGACACCTCCATGGGATGCCGGTCAGTTTTCTGTCCAGGGAGATGCCTCATATTCACCCTAAGTTACCTGGCTTTGAATGGCTGAATCCATG TATAAGTGTGAAAAATCTGGCCTACATAGGATTACGTTCTATAGACCCAGAAGAACA AGATTTTATAGAGAAGTTGAATATTTGTGCTTTTTCCGCGAAGGATGTTCGGACCCTTGGAGTGGATTTTGTCATGTCAGCAATTATGTCCCAGATAGATCCGTG GGACAGGTTACCAATCCATTTGAGTTTTGATGTCGATGCTATGGATCCGGGAATCATTCCAGCAACGGGAACGCCGG TAAAGTGTGGTCTGAACCTGAAAGAAGGACTGGACATTGccaaatacatatttaaaacag gtcgTCTGTCAGTAATGGATGTTGTCGAATTAAATCCTAAATTGTCTTCAAAAGCTGAAAGCAACTGGTCAGCAGACGTGATTGTGGAGATTATTGTCCGTGCTTTCTGTGGAAGAAGAGGATATCATTTTATGTCAGAGCCAAAAGAGGAAGAAAGTCCATCAGATTTATACACAATAAGAGAGGATTGA
- the LOC106055441 gene encoding arginase-1-like isoform X3 → MYGQPLKGPDTAPDLLRSSYLESRLKKKGASVYDYGNLQFETVRNDGEFVKGCKHSRTVGLANSQIAERVEMVLKTERKVLLLGGDHSVAIGSIAGHSNFSKRNVAVIWVDAHPDINTPLTSLSGHLHGMPVSFLSREMPHIHPKLPGFEWLNPCISVKNLAYIGLRSIDPEEQDFIEKLNICAFSAKDVRTLGVDFVMSAIMSQIDPWDRLPIHLSFDVDAMDPGIIPATGTPVKCGLNLKEGLDIAKYIFKTGRLSVMDVVELNPKLSSKAESNWSADVIVEIIVRAFCGRRGYHFMSEPKEEESPSDLYTIRED, encoded by the exons ATGTATGGACAG CCACTAAAAGGCCCAGACACTGCCCCAGATTTGTTAAGATCTTCCTATTTGGAATCGAGGCTTAAAAAAAAGG GCGCTTCTGTCTATGACTATGGGAATCTACAGTTTGAGACTGTACGCAACGATGGGGAGTTTGTTAAAGGCTGCAAACATTCGAGAACAGTTGGTTTGGCCAACAGCCAG atcgCGGAGAGAGTTGAGATGGTTCTCAAAACGGAAAGGAAAGTCCTCTTACTTGGCGGCGACCATAGCGTAGCCATAGGGTCCATTGCCGGACACTCAAATTTTTCGAAAAGGAATGTGGCGGTCATATGGGTAGACGCCCACCCAGATATTAACACACCGTTGACCAGTTTGTCCGGACACCTCCATGGGATGCCGGTCAGTTTTCTGTCCAGGGAGATGCCTCATATTCACCCTAAGTTACCTGGCTTTGAATGGCTGAATCCATG TATAAGTGTGAAAAATCTGGCCTACATAGGATTACGTTCTATAGACCCAGAAGAACA AGATTTTATAGAGAAGTTGAATATTTGTGCTTTTTCCGCGAAGGATGTTCGGACCCTTGGAGTGGATTTTGTCATGTCAGCAATTATGTCCCAGATAGATCCGTG GGACAGGTTACCAATCCATTTGAGTTTTGATGTCGATGCTATGGATCCGGGAATCATTCCAGCAACGGGAACGCCGG TAAAGTGTGGTCTGAACCTGAAAGAAGGACTGGACATTGccaaatacatatttaaaacag gtcgTCTGTCAGTAATGGATGTTGTCGAATTAAATCCTAAATTGTCTTCAAAAGCTGAAAGCAACTGGTCAGCAGACGTGATTGTGGAGATTATTGTCCGTGCTTTCTGTGGAAGAAGAGGATATCATTTTATGTCAGAGCCAAAAGAGGAAGAAAGTCCATCAGATTTATACACAATAAGAGAGGATTGA